GTGCACTGAGTCCCGCAACCCGCTGGACAACACTGGCCACCGGAACAAGGCTCGCGAGCCGGCCCATAACCGTGTACAATGGGTATCCGGTAGGATGCAGGATATTCAGCAGATGACAGCCGGCTGCAAGCTCACCCGAATCAATCAGACCAACCGTTGGCGTCAGCGTGAAAAGGTAGACTGCAAGTGCCACCACCGGGATGAGCCAGACCAGCGCTGAGTACCAGGTAAACTGCCCTAGAGACCGGGTGACGGAGCGGTCAAGTTCCGGGCCCTTCACTTTGTCACTGTTACTTCCCGCCGGTCATTCTCCTAGGTACGCCGACTTCACCCTCGGGTCCTCGCGGAGTTCTCGGGCCGTGCCCGAAAGTACGATCCGACCGGTCTCAAGGACGTACGCCCGGTGCGCAATTTGTAGCGCCATGAAAGCGTTCTGCTCAACTAGGAGAATCGTCGTTCCATGTCGGTTGATTTCGGCGATTATCGAAAATATCTCGCGAACGAGAATCGGCGACAGACCCATTGATGGTTCGTCAAGCATGAGCAGCCTGGGCTTGGCCATTAGTCCCCGACCCATCGCCAGCATCTGCAGCTCGCCACCAGACAAGGTGCCCGCGGTCTGGTTCAACCTCTCTTTCAGTCGCGGAAACGACCGGAATACCCTCTCCATCGCCTCGCTGACTTCGCGTCGCGAACGGTTGAAAGCACCCAAGAGCAGGTTCTCACGCACCGTCATGTCTGCAAATGGCTTGCGTCCTTCTGGAACTTGGATCAGCCCTAGCCGAGTGACCGTGTGTCCCGGACGGCCGTCAATGCGGTTACCGTCAAAGACAATCTCGCCGGCCGACGGACGAACTAGGCCGGAAAGGGTACGCAGTGTCGTGCTCTTGCCTGCACCGTTCGCACCAATCAGCGTCACAATCTCGCCTTCGGCCGCCTCGAACGAAATCCCGTGAAGAGCACGGATTGCGCCGTAGTCAACCGCTAAGTTCCTGACTTCTAGCAACATCCTGACTGTCTCACTTTTTCACGGTCTCACTGCATCGCCATCCGCCTGCCCGAGGTAGGCTTCAATGACTTTGGGATTCTCTTGCACTTCCTCAGGCCTGCCTTGGGCAATCAGCTCCCCGAACTCCATTACCAGCACCCGTTCACACACACCCATCACTACTTTCATCTGGTGCTCAATCAAGAATACGGTCAGTCGGAACCGGTCCTTCACGAACCGGATGAGCTCCATCAACTGCCCGACCTCAAACGGGTTCATCCCGGCAGCCGGCTCGTCGAGAAGCAGGAGTTTGGGCTCAGCAACCAGGGCTCGGGCAATCTCCAGCCGGCGCTGCTCGCCATAGGGCAGATTACGGGCAAGCTCGTTCCGGCGAGCCTCAAGGCCTAGCGTCGCAAGTAGCTCGAGTGCCCGGTCCGTAACTTCCCGCTCCTCGCGCCCGAATCTCGGACTGCGCACGACCGCGTCGAAAAAACCGGCCTGGCCTCGATGCGAGTATGCGACCCGGACGTTGTCCAGCACCGAC
This window of the candidate division WOR-3 bacterium genome carries:
- a CDS encoding ABC transporter ATP-binding protein; protein product: MLLEVRNLAVDYGAIRALHGISFEAAEGEIVTLIGANGAGKSTTLRTLSGLVRPSAGEIVFDGNRIDGRPGHTVTRLGLIQVPEGRKPFADMTVRENLLLGAFNRSRREVSEAMERVFRSFPRLKERLNQTAGTLSGGELQMLAMGRGLMAKPRLLMLDEPSMGLSPILVREIFSIIAEINRHGTTILLVEQNAFMALQIAHRAYVLETGRIVLSGTARELREDPRVKSAYLGE
- a CDS encoding ABC transporter ATP-binding protein — translated: MLEIIGLTKRFGGLLAVHDFTAAVAKNELVGLIGPNGAGKTTVFNLVTGMYVPTSGEIRFDGRNITGMRPYRVYQLGIARTFQNIRLFGQLSVLDNVRVAYSHRGQAGFFDAVVRSPRFGREEREVTDRALELLATLGLEARRNELARNLPYGEQRRLEIARALVAEPKLLLLDEPAAGMNPFEVGQLMELIRFVKDRFRLTVFLIEHQMKVVMGVCERVLVMEFGELIAQGRPEEVQENPKVIEAYLGQADGDAVRP